One Mycobacteriales bacterium genomic region harbors:
- a CDS encoding EamA family transporter, with amino-acid sequence MDRSDLVPAPVLVVGAIASVQSGAAIATKLFPEVGVGGSVLLRLVVSALLLLGFTRPALGGHPRQDIGLVVAFGLVLAVMNCMFYLAIDRVPLGVGVTVEFLGPLGVAIAGSRRPLDFVWAALAALGVAMLAGVPGHLDIVGLIFAAAAGVCWAAYILLAQRVGRAFPGLSGLAIALGVGMIAMIPYGVASGGRHLLRGGVIAKGVGIGVLSSAVPYSLELAALRRLRAAVFGVLMSLEPAMAALSGLVFLSQRLHWQEWASIVAVVIASVGATAKSEIAEPAAEVLG; translated from the coding sequence GTGGATCGCTCCGACCTCGTGCCGGCCCCGGTCCTCGTCGTCGGTGCCATCGCGAGCGTGCAGAGCGGAGCCGCGATCGCGACGAAGCTGTTCCCCGAGGTCGGCGTCGGCGGATCCGTGCTGTTGCGCCTGGTCGTATCCGCCCTGCTCCTGCTCGGGTTCACCCGGCCCGCGTTAGGCGGTCACCCGCGCCAGGACATCGGGCTCGTGGTGGCCTTCGGACTGGTTCTCGCCGTGATGAACTGCATGTTCTACCTCGCGATCGACCGTGTCCCGCTCGGCGTCGGTGTCACGGTCGAGTTCCTCGGGCCGCTCGGCGTCGCCATCGCCGGCTCGCGCCGGCCGCTCGACTTCGTGTGGGCCGCGCTCGCGGCGCTCGGGGTCGCGATGCTCGCCGGGGTGCCCGGCCACCTCGACATCGTCGGGTTGATCTTCGCGGCCGCGGCGGGAGTGTGCTGGGCCGCCTACATCCTGCTCGCGCAGCGCGTAGGTCGAGCCTTCCCGGGTCTTTCCGGGCTAGCGATCGCGCTCGGCGTGGGGATGATCGCGATGATTCCTTACGGCGTCGCCTCGGGCGGCCGTCATCTTCTGCGCGGTGGGGTGATCGCGAAAGGGGTCGGTATCGGCGTGCTGTCCTCGGCGGTGCCCTACTCGCTCGAGCTGGCGGCGCTGCGCCGGCTGCGGGCAGCGGTCTTCGGCGTACTGATGTCGCTCGAGCCGGCGATGGCCGCCCTTTCCGGCCTGGTGTTCCTGAGCCAGCGGCTGCACTGGCAGGAATGGGCGAGCATCGTCGCCGTCGTGATCGCGTCGGTGGGCGCAACCGCGAAGAGCGAGATCGCCGAGCCGGCAGCGGAGGTGCTCGGATGA